In Pelecanus crispus isolate bPelCri1 chromosome Z, bPelCri1.pri, whole genome shotgun sequence, the following are encoded in one genomic region:
- the CZH5orf63 gene encoding glutaredoxin-like protein C5orf63 homolog: MMVLCFLSRTLQLARHSSSPLGRLLSSASANKPVLTLFTKKPCPLCDEAKEVLEPYKRRFILQEVDITLPENSAWYDKYRYDIPVFHLNGKFLMKHQVDIQKFEDQLMKLELENDGNQ; the protein is encoded by the exons ATGATGgtgctttgttttctgagcaGAACATTGCAACTAGCAAGACATTCATCCAGTCCACTGGGGAGACTACTCTCTTCTGCCAGCGCAAATAAGCCAGTGTTGACTTTATTCACCAAG aaaccaTGCCCTCTATGTGATGAAGCAAAAGAAGTGCTTGAGCCATATAAGAGAAGG TTTATTTTGCAGGAGGTGGATATTACCCTTCCAGAGAACTCAGCGTGGTATGATAAATACAGATATGATAtacctgtttttcatttaaatgggAAGTTCCTAATGAAGCATCAAGTAGACATTCAAAAGTTTGAGGACCAGCTTATGAAGCTGGAGTTGGAAAATGATGgaaatcagtga